From a region of the Leptospira montravelensis genome:
- a CDS encoding ribonuclease D: MTQKRSTIKPVVLQGDLNEDFFDAFKKDDRLAVDCEMMGLNPRRDRLCVVQISDSKNKVALVQILPGQTEAPYIQKLFESKDITKIFHFARMDMTFLRARLGIKVQNVFCTKIGSKLARTYTDKHGLKELIREFFEENIDKKNQSSDWGKKILTKDQVDYASTDVRFLIALESILTEMMIRENRFALAERCFAFLETQVELDLLEVPNLFEH, from the coding sequence ATGACCCAAAAACGTTCAACTATAAAACCAGTCGTCCTCCAAGGAGATCTGAACGAAGATTTCTTTGATGCCTTCAAAAAGGATGACAGGTTGGCTGTGGATTGTGAAATGATGGGGCTCAATCCCAGACGGGACAGACTCTGTGTCGTACAAATTTCCGATTCCAAAAATAAAGTCGCACTCGTTCAAATTCTTCCTGGGCAAACCGAAGCTCCCTACATCCAAAAATTATTTGAATCTAAAGATATCACAAAGATTTTTCATTTTGCAAGAATGGATATGACCTTCCTTCGGGCTAGGCTCGGTATCAAAGTCCAAAATGTTTTTTGTACAAAAATTGGTAGTAAACTTGCAAGAACTTATACCGACAAACATGGGTTAAAAGAACTAATCCGTGAATTTTTTGAAGAAAACATCGATAAAAAAAATCAGAGTTCTGATTGGGGGAAAAAAATTCTCACCAAAGACCAAGTAGATTATGCTTCCACAGATGTTCGATTTTTAATCGCACTTGAGTCTATTCTCACTGAGATGATGATTCGTGAAAATAGATTTGCTTTAGCCGAACGTTGTTTTGCTTTTTTAGAAACACAAGTAGAACTCGATCTTTTAGAAGTACCCAATCTTTTTGAACACTGA
- a CDS encoding glycoside hydrolase family 36 protein: MKIQYRVHNSVTISNFLPVKAGVYQSECKKFELLLTSTTDTKTGTILSPKLIWRESTRPEVGFSVDYLELELSILPEGGGYSLFQHGYQSWSISRKVENTSIDRPPFLSFLQYSQENIYSKHESKVGKFISEYLTLVYNKENGNGVLYAPIEQGEFGTKFEVVFGESANITSVKAIYDIHCLPDLRPNAKLSIAKIKVLPFKGNPEGKLAKYFEELGNKEGPGNLPKKVPTGWCSWYYYYTKIDQKTILDNLTKVRELNLPFEFFQIDDGYQREIGDWLIPNEKFPGGMRILADEIKRVGLKPGIWLAPFLVRKKSEFFRKYPEAILKDQNGKPVPAIYQPLWGKGYTYALDITHPTALAYIEKVFTTLVKEWGYPYLKLDFLYAGLLPGDVYNKSLSPQARYRNALELIRKVVGKNTFLLGCGAPMLPSVGIFDGMRISCDVAPFWYPEKLRVFLKDRDALCTRTALINDITRSSMHRHLWLNDPDCLLVRKKRNKMNEAQTKLMASVMAVSGGMLLVSDDLTKLEMDRLDLLKKAFQLNRECQGYTPVPIGIFDEEFPVAMYNPAGYLGIWNPTEEEQTVRFTIPLGLKSKAPFLDFWTGTMVDLRIVDGHFETTLPAFGSVVVAV, translated from the coding sequence ATGAAAATTCAATACAGAGTTCATAATTCCGTCACTATTTCGAACTTCCTTCCCGTTAAGGCAGGGGTTTACCAATCCGAATGTAAAAAATTCGAGCTTTTACTTACATCCACAACTGACACTAAAACTGGCACCATCCTCAGTCCCAAACTCATTTGGCGAGAGTCGACAAGACCCGAAGTGGGATTTTCAGTAGATTACTTAGAATTAGAATTATCAATTCTGCCAGAAGGCGGAGGATATTCCTTATTCCAACATGGATACCAATCCTGGTCGATCTCAAGAAAAGTCGAAAATACATCGATTGACAGGCCGCCTTTTTTATCCTTTTTGCAATACTCCCAAGAGAATATTTATTCAAAACATGAATCAAAAGTTGGGAAGTTCATTTCGGAATACCTCACTCTTGTTTATAATAAAGAAAATGGAAATGGAGTTTTATATGCTCCTATTGAACAGGGAGAATTTGGAACCAAGTTTGAAGTAGTTTTTGGAGAATCAGCTAATATAACTTCAGTTAAAGCCATTTATGATATCCACTGTTTGCCTGACCTTCGTCCAAATGCAAAGCTAAGTATTGCTAAAATCAAAGTTCTTCCTTTCAAAGGAAACCCAGAAGGAAAACTTGCCAAATACTTTGAAGAGTTAGGAAATAAAGAAGGTCCAGGAAATTTACCAAAAAAAGTACCTACAGGCTGGTGTTCTTGGTATTATTATTATACAAAAATTGATCAAAAAACAATTTTAGACAACCTGACAAAAGTTAGAGAACTAAATCTTCCTTTTGAATTTTTCCAAATTGATGATGGATACCAAAGAGAAATTGGAGACTGGCTAATACCCAACGAAAAGTTTCCAGGAGGGATGAGAATCCTTGCTGATGAAATCAAACGTGTGGGTTTAAAACCAGGGATCTGGCTTGCCCCTTTCCTTGTTCGAAAAAAATCAGAATTCTTTCGTAAGTACCCAGAGGCCATCCTCAAAGATCAAAACGGAAAACCAGTTCCTGCTATTTACCAACCACTTTGGGGAAAAGGTTATACATATGCTTTAGACATCACTCATCCCACAGCTTTAGCCTATATAGAAAAAGTTTTTACAACTCTTGTCAAAGAATGGGGATACCCTTATTTAAAATTGGATTTTCTTTATGCAGGTCTACTTCCTGGAGATGTATATAACAAAAGTTTGTCGCCACAAGCACGTTACAGGAATGCCTTGGAACTCATTCGTAAAGTAGTTGGAAAAAACACATTTTTACTTGGATGTGGCGCACCAATGTTACCTTCAGTCGGAATTTTTGACGGGATGCGTATCTCTTGTGATGTGGCACCATTTTGGTATCCCGAAAAACTTCGTGTATTCTTAAAAGATAGAGATGCACTCTGTACAAGAACTGCCCTCATCAACGACATAACACGTTCGTCCATGCATAGACATCTTTGGCTAAATGATCCAGATTGTTTGTTAGTTCGCAAAAAAAGAAACAAAATGAACGAAGCCCAAACAAAACTAATGGCCTCCGTCATGGCAGTGTCAGGTGGGATGTTACTAGTTTCAGATGACCTCACTAAATTGGAAATGGACCGATTGGATCTTTTGAAAAAAGCCTTCCAATTGAACCGGGAATGCCAAGGGTATACGCCGGTACCTATAGGAATTTTTGATGAAGAATTTCCGGTGGCAATGTACAATCCAGCCGGTTATTTGGGAATTTGGAATCCAACAGAAGAAGAACAAACAGTGCGTTTCACCATCCCGCTAGGTTTAAAATCAAAAGCACCATTTTTAGATTTTTGGACCGGAACAATGGTGGATCTTCGAATCGTAGATGGACATTTTGAAACCACTCTTCCGGCATTTGGTTCAGTTGTAGTTGCGGTATAG
- a CDS encoding putative lipoprotein → MRLIKHLSVVSVLAVLFSFNNCSFLDSASASLSRFGLSISDSTSALVKSVSKSISSISEGGDEKALNEYKEDVIASVALQIRYENQKQELENQLSLIAKSHGVVAWRSNSATYIAIGQGLKQANLTPSEMKAVVADVAKQNATVAKLIFNGYNL, encoded by the coding sequence ATGCGTTTGATTAAACATTTGAGTGTAGTATCTGTTTTAGCGGTACTTTTTTCATTTAACAACTGTTCTTTCCTGGATTCTGCTTCAGCCAGCTTGAGTCGCTTTGGTTTATCTATTTCAGATTCAACTTCTGCCCTTGTAAAATCTGTATCAAAGAGTATTTCATCCATCTCTGAAGGTGGTGACGAAAAAGCATTGAACGAATACAAAGAAGATGTTATCGCAAGTGTTGCTTTACAAATTCGTTATGAAAACCAAAAACAAGAACTAGAAAACCAACTTTCTCTTATCGCTAAATCACATGGTGTAGTAGCTTGGAGATCAAATAGTGCCACTTACATTGCTATTGGTCAGGGTTTAAAACAAGCGAACCTCACTCCATCAGAAATGAAAGCAGTTGTAGCAGATGTTGCGAAACAAAATGCGACTGTCGCAAAACTAATATTTAACGGGTACAACTTATAA
- a CDS encoding dolichyl-phosphate-mannose--protein mannosyltransferase: MKTAIFYIPYLFVLLSQFLTTKPWFFPGEKNVYISISILFIFLQFIIFHLKSNKNSYITKWKTHVPSNWIIAISFFIGLLIFPIRNMDWGDGLLLLETNLLETKLFGFQFTLDEILETVLHSQLSNTLSNLGFTDDPRNSYTFLSQSAGIGIIFGFLWMAKENFKSNSLSILILLSSGGILLTFGYAENYTLVTACHLFLYIFISKYVKNPQDREILLYGATVLVAISMLFHLVSGYLVLLLAYIWFEHSPKEKKIKHLLLCGLIGFSILIPWFLYFIYFHDPTIDKNSTHLIHPPFYPKNRLVSLNHIKEIISVIYWNASIASLFLLYQIFFSKHAWKNFIQRPESKTMIVAILAFFLHGFFHNPQLGFPADWDLLGFYWLPITFLAHQFWIQSKENEIEWIPPFLFGTLIVVFSAITLNKTNPDKEILWEVTKGTIQSYVAENKKYIDSLPKEDKKFFAKGDFLFYKGANITTQLCDFPTKKEIIRKMESHRKDWKLGFETGSFLSKEKLGQFLTEATKTNIEYIKSLEANKICHPKI; this comes from the coding sequence ATGAAAACAGCCATTTTTTACATCCCCTATCTTTTCGTATTACTGTCTCAATTTCTGACTACAAAACCTTGGTTTTTTCCAGGTGAAAAAAATGTTTATATATCCATATCTATTTTATTTATATTTCTACAATTCATCATATTTCATTTAAAATCAAATAAGAATAGTTACATCACAAAATGGAAAACCCATGTTCCCTCAAACTGGATCATCGCAATTTCATTTTTTATTGGTTTATTAATTTTTCCTATTCGAAATATGGATTGGGGTGATGGCTTGCTTCTATTAGAAACAAATCTTTTAGAAACAAAACTATTCGGATTTCAATTTACTTTGGATGAAATTTTAGAAACAGTTTTACATAGCCAACTTTCTAACACATTATCTAATCTCGGTTTTACAGATGATCCAAGAAATTCCTATACCTTTTTATCTCAATCAGCAGGGATTGGGATTATCTTTGGATTTCTATGGATGGCCAAAGAAAATTTTAAATCAAATTCCTTATCCATTCTCATTTTACTTTCCTCTGGTGGAATTTTACTCACGTTTGGTTATGCTGAAAACTATACTCTTGTAACAGCCTGCCATTTATTCTTATATATATTTATTTCAAAATATGTAAAAAATCCCCAAGACAGGGAAATATTGTTATATGGTGCGACTGTTCTTGTCGCCATTTCTATGTTATTCCATTTGGTTTCTGGATATTTAGTTTTACTTCTAGCCTATATATGGTTTGAACATTCTCCGAAAGAAAAAAAAATAAAACACTTATTACTTTGTGGCCTGATTGGTTTTAGTATTCTAATTCCTTGGTTTCTCTATTTTATCTATTTTCACGATCCAACAATAGACAAAAACAGCACTCATTTAATCCATCCACCTTTTTATCCAAAAAATAGATTGGTATCACTTAACCATATCAAAGAAATTATATCGGTTATATATTGGAATGCTTCGATTGCCTCTTTATTTTTACTGTATCAAATTTTCTTTTCTAAACATGCTTGGAAAAATTTTATCCAAAGGCCTGAGTCAAAGACTATGATAGTTGCCATCTTAGCTTTTTTCCTTCACGGTTTTTTTCATAACCCACAGTTAGGTTTTCCTGCGGATTGGGATCTTTTAGGTTTTTATTGGTTACCTATTACCTTTTTGGCTCACCAATTCTGGATTCAATCCAAAGAAAACGAAATTGAATGGATTCCTCCTTTTTTATTTGGAACATTGATTGTTGTCTTTTCTGCGATTACACTAAACAAAACGAATCCAGACAAAGAAATTCTTTGGGAAGTGACTAAAGGGACAATTCAAAGTTATGTGGCTGAAAATAAAAAGTATATAGATAGTTTACCTAAAGAAGATAAGAAGTTCTTTGCAAAAGGTGATTTTTTATTTTATAAAGGCGCAAATATCACAACACAATTATGCGATTTCCCCACTAAAAAAGAAATTATTAGAAAAATGGAATCACATAGAAAAGATTGGAAACTAGGTTTTGAAACTGGGAGTTTTTTATCTAAAGAAAAACTCGGTCAATTTTTGACCGAAGCCACAAAAACAAATATCGAATATATTAAATCTCTAGAAGCAAATAAGATATGTCATCCGAAGATTTAG
- a CDS encoding SpoIIE family protein phosphatase, which yields MSQYSFKPEILIIDDDTEICETLELIINGLGYFVRYFTNPMQGLEYFEGERNPIVFLDVNMPQTSGLDLLQKIKANDSKTQVLMMTGEHDIQTVVSSLYHRASDFILKPFHTKSIEAAISRAFEYYNFLKEKESMDESIKRDLRLAAKIQTKTMNLPQLDHKLFADIKPVSFVSGDFFQVLPLDGDRTLILMGDIEGHGVTSGLIAILMTTIHRELVRTTTIAPSELLSRLNRELCNEIGTHSMTAISIIVDHKNKKITYARGGHPFPIVFQKETRAPLILHDQSGQILGILKDMEFAENQIQVEKGDVLFLYSDGLLASSTHPLVQTLIQLPGGDNRVEGMKTEITNYIQYLETSSKSSDDISYLLLEI from the coding sequence ATGTCCCAATATTCTTTTAAACCCGAAATTCTGATCATAGATGATGATACGGAAATTTGCGAAACTCTTGAACTCATCATCAATGGGTTGGGATATTTTGTCCGATATTTCACGAATCCAATGCAAGGATTGGAATACTTCGAAGGGGAACGAAATCCAATCGTTTTTCTAGACGTGAATATGCCGCAGACTTCTGGTTTAGATCTCTTACAGAAAATCAAAGCTAATGATTCAAAAACTCAAGTTTTAATGATGACTGGGGAACATGACATACAAACGGTAGTTTCTTCACTTTACCATAGAGCCTCAGATTTTATTTTAAAACCTTTTCATACTAAATCTATTGAGGCTGCAATTTCACGTGCATTTGAATATTATAATTTTCTAAAAGAAAAAGAATCAATGGATGAATCCATTAAACGTGACCTTAGGTTAGCTGCAAAAATTCAAACCAAAACAATGAACTTACCTCAATTGGATCACAAGCTATTTGCTGATATCAAACCTGTAAGTTTTGTATCAGGTGATTTTTTCCAAGTATTACCATTGGATGGGGACCGGACTCTTATTTTGATGGGTGATATCGAAGGTCATGGTGTAACTTCTGGTCTCATCGCCATTCTTATGACGACAATTCATAGAGAATTGGTACGAACAACAACTATCGCACCTTCTGAATTACTTTCTCGATTGAATCGTGAACTTTGTAACGAAATCGGAACGCACAGTATGACAGCCATAAGTATCATTGTGGATCATAAGAATAAAAAAATTACTTATGCAAGGGGTGGTCATCCATTTCCAATTGTATTTCAAAAAGAGACACGTGCTCCATTGATTTTACATGACCAATCTGGGCAAATTTTAGGAATACTGAAAGATATGGAATTCGCGGAAAATCAAATCCAGGTTGAGAAGGGTGATGTTTTATTTTTGTATTCAGATGGGTTACTCGCTTCCAGCACCCATCCTTTGGTGCAAACTCTAATTCAACTGCCTGGTGGTGACAACCGAGTTGAAGGTATGAAAACTGAGATTACAAACTATATTCAATATTTAGAAACTTCTTCTAAATCTTCGGATGACATATCTTATTTGCTTCTAGAGATTTAA
- a CDS encoding histone deacetylase: MASNALALIYHSSYNLELPGHVFPAHKYSHLYNRVKRDPVYASWDILLPKKAEDVDLELVHTKEYLDDLFGFEHTSRTMYSELPLNRSIVESFMYGVGGTMMAAELSKKFQFAFNMGGGYHHSFPDKAEGFCYLNDVAIAIRKQKETNPNLNALIIDLDLHQGNGNSYIFQYDDKVYTFSMHQGNLYPKKEVSNLDINLEANTKDDEYLSTLETALNQIRKDFDSNIIYYVAGADPYEDDSLGELKVSMKGLKERDLMVRKFAESLNVPCVVTLAGGYARDFRDTVEIHFNTITAFGEK; this comes from the coding sequence ATGGCATCCAATGCACTCGCTCTCATCTACCATTCTTCGTACAATCTCGAATTACCGGGGCATGTATTTCCGGCTCACAAGTATTCACATTTATATAACCGAGTCAAAAGAGATCCGGTCTATGCATCTTGGGACATTTTGCTACCTAAAAAAGCAGAAGATGTAGATTTAGAACTGGTACATACAAAAGAATACTTAGACGATTTGTTTGGCTTTGAACATACTTCGCGAACTATGTATTCCGAACTTCCACTTAATCGAAGTATTGTGGAAAGTTTTATGTATGGAGTAGGTGGTACGATGATGGCAGCAGAACTTTCAAAGAAATTTCAGTTTGCCTTTAATATGGGAGGTGGTTACCACCACAGTTTCCCTGACAAAGCCGAAGGATTTTGTTATCTAAATGATGTAGCTATTGCTATACGTAAACAGAAAGAAACAAATCCAAACTTAAATGCACTCATCATTGACTTAGATTTGCACCAAGGGAATGGGAATTCCTATATTTTTCAATATGATGACAAAGTTTACACATTTTCGATGCATCAGGGAAATCTTTATCCCAAGAAAGAAGTATCTAACTTGGATATTAACTTAGAAGCGAACACAAAAGATGATGAATATTTATCCACGTTAGAAACAGCGTTGAATCAAATTCGGAAAGATTTTGACTCCAATATAATTTATTATGTTGCCGGAGCTGATCCTTATGAAGATGATTCTCTTGGAGAATTGAAAGTTTCCATGAAAGGTTTGAAGGAACGTGATTTGATGGTTCGTAAATTTGCTGAGTCGTTGAATGTACCTTGTGTAGTTACTCTTGCTGGTGGTTATGCACGTGATTTTCGCGACACTGTGGAAATCCATTTTAATACCATCACTGCCTTTGGTGAAAAATAA
- the pyk gene encoding pyruvate kinase, whose amino-acid sequence MPVDEKIPNKRTKIICTIGPASANRETILSLIYSGMDLARMNFSHSTHDYHKEIFELLRECEQESGKSIGILADLQGPKIRTGKLGTGPLELKTGDQIAINNKSDFLGTKEEIGCTYQYILNDIDVGHKLLIDDGKLSFVVKSKSKEKAILETVIGGILKDNKGINLPGTPISAPALSEKDIEDLQFALSLGVDYIALSFVRRASDLEMARQFMKDSYAGLIAKIERPEAIQNIEEIIDNCDGIMIARGDLGVELDTQYVPIIQKEMITKLNQKGKPVITATQMLETMIDNPRPTRAEASDVANAVMDGTDAVMLSGETASGKFPIETVKTMTSIIQAAEESEIYLSHLRYMDRSEFEVERTALGSAAESISRSINAKAIINFTRSGYSSLLSSEFRPLKPIYSFTPFLGTARKMQLYWGVDSYVMPMMDKFPDMIAFMSKTLKSEGKLKSGDTVVILSGAPGSVAQTVDFIQIHKIK is encoded by the coding sequence ATGCCGGTAGACGAAAAAATCCCAAACAAACGCACCAAAATTATCTGTACCATTGGCCCTGCTTCCGCAAATCGCGAAACTATTTTAAGTCTGATTTATTCAGGAATGGATTTAGCAAGGATGAACTTCTCCCATTCTACTCATGATTATCATAAAGAAATATTTGAGTTATTACGGGAATGTGAACAGGAGTCCGGCAAGTCCATTGGCATTCTAGCCGATTTACAAGGCCCTAAGATAAGAACTGGAAAATTAGGCACTGGTCCCTTAGAACTCAAAACTGGCGACCAAATTGCCATAAACAATAAATCGGACTTTCTCGGTACAAAAGAGGAAATCGGCTGTACTTATCAGTACATTTTGAACGATATTGATGTTGGACACAAACTGCTAATTGACGATGGAAAACTTTCATTCGTTGTAAAATCGAAATCAAAAGAAAAAGCAATTTTGGAAACGGTCATCGGTGGTATCTTAAAAGATAACAAAGGGATTAATCTTCCAGGAACACCAATATCGGCACCAGCTCTTTCAGAGAAAGATATTGAAGACTTACAATTTGCTTTATCATTAGGAGTAGATTACATTGCTTTATCGTTTGTTAGACGGGCGAGTGATCTAGAGATGGCACGTCAGTTTATGAAAGATAGTTATGCAGGACTAATTGCAAAAATTGAACGACCTGAAGCCATTCAAAATATCGAAGAGATCATCGATAATTGTGACGGAATCATGATTGCACGCGGTGATTTGGGTGTGGAGTTAGACACACAGTATGTTCCTATCATTCAAAAAGAAATGATTACAAAACTGAACCAAAAGGGTAAACCAGTCATCACTGCCACACAAATGTTAGAAACAATGATCGATAACCCTCGTCCAACCAGGGCAGAGGCAAGTGACGTTGCCAATGCTGTAATGGATGGCACTGATGCAGTTATGTTATCCGGAGAAACTGCTTCTGGAAAATTTCCTATCGAAACAGTTAAAACTATGACAAGTATCATTCAAGCAGCGGAAGAATCTGAAATATATTTATCTCACTTGAGATATATGGATCGTTCTGAATTTGAAGTAGAACGAACGGCTCTTGGTAGTGCAGCAGAATCTATTTCTAGATCTATCAATGCAAAAGCTATCATCAACTTTACAAGATCTGGATATTCTTCCCTTCTCTCTTCAGAGTTTCGTCCTTTAAAACCAATTTACTCTTTCACCCCTTTTCTTGGTACTGCAAGGAAGATGCAATTGTATTGGGGTGTTGATTCCTATGTAATGCCTATGATGGATAAGTTTCCTGATATGATTGCCTTTATGAGTAAAACTCTAAAGTCAGAAGGAAAGTTAAAATCGGGTGATACTGTGGTAATTCTATCGGGAGCACCTGGATCAGTAGCACAGACTGTTGACTTTATACAAATCCATAAAATCAAGTAA